In Miscanthus floridulus cultivar M001 chromosome 5, ASM1932011v1, whole genome shotgun sequence, one genomic interval encodes:
- the LOC136454329 gene encoding putative F-box protein At5g55150 produces MDEVASVTLLNLFAGARAPRVELPPAGEHIAAASSLERVSRVHGQWVLHPTNGYRDADAAGKAIKLEDMRDVFFREIVLSAPPDAAGREYVAMVLLGCSTEVAFCRVGVDSAWTLLDTKLEFFVGSIIHCQDKFLAIDSTGEISVCSSNAAGATPTATLLPSLSPPAALCHRSYLESNGELHIVGAMVSTFHETQSFTYSNVIYKCNLHDRTSEWFRY; encoded by the exons ATGGACGAGGTGGCGTCTGTGACGCTGCTGAATCTATTTGCCGGTGCCCGtgccccccgcgttgagctcccgccagcagGCGAACACATCGCGGCGGCATCCTCATTGgaacgcgtgtctagggtccacggccaatgggtcctccatcccaccaatggCTACAGGGACGCGGATGCCGCAGGTAAAGCCATCAAGCTtgaagacatgagggacgtgttcttccgtgagatcgtgctctcggcgccgcctgaCGCAGCCGGCCGCGAGTACGTGGCCATGGTcttgcttgggtgctccacggaggtcgcaTTCTGTCGGGTTGGAGTtgacagcgcatggacgctgctcgacactaAACTGGAGTTCTTCGTGGGGTCTATCatccactgccaagacaagttcttggcgatcgactccactggagaaatctccgtctgcagcagcaacgccgccggcgctactccaaccgcgacgctgttgccatcgctgtcgccacctgcggCGCTCTGCCACCGTAGCTACCTGGAATCAAAtggtgagctgcacattgtgggtgccatggtgagcacgttccacgagacacagagcttcacctacagcaacgtgatctacaagtgcaacctccacgaccgtacgtCGGAGTGGTTCAGG TATTGA